The DNA window TTTGTGGACGTGGTGGACAAGGAAACGGATAAGGTCGTCCAGAACATCCCCAGGCGATTCTGGGATATTCAGCTCCGGCATACCTGGAAGACCGTGTCTCAATCCTTGACCGGTCGCCGCGTATACTATAATTCGTCGATACCTGAAACCAAAGACCGTCGGTTCATCGTGGATTATCAGATCCGTATAAAGTTTCTCAACCTGGGCCCCTCACAGGAACTTCACGTGTTCGGCTACGTGTTGAACGTGTTTAACACCACGCAATTTCAGAATCCGAATTTTCCTCAACCGGATCGCTCTGTTCAGGTCGGTCTGTCCTGGCGTTTCTGAAACTCGATTCCAGTGCTTGAATCGAGCAAAGCCGTCCATAAAGATCTTCGAGCCGCCTGCTGATGAAAACGGTTCCGCATCAACGGTTTGCATGGGTTATTGTTGCTCTATGGTGCGTCCTTGCACCGGGAGGGCCTCCTCTTTGCTCTGAATCGGTTTCACCACCCTTGAATGATTTAAGTTCCGGGTTCGAGCGCAATGTGGAACTGCTGAAGCACGGTGGCGAACCGCAACGGATTGAGGCTGCATCGTGGATAGCGGATCAGGGACCGGGAATCCTGTCCATTGTTCGCAACCGGCTCGCACTGGAACGGAATCCCCTGTGTCTTAAAGTCCTCATGGGATGGGTCGCCCTGCGCCAGCAAAGCGAAGCGTGCCCGGAAATCCTCTCTTTGTTGGAATCCAGCGAACCCGAAGTCGCGGTGACGGCCGCGTTGTGCGCCGGTAAACTGGCCTGTCCGGGCGCAACGGATCGCTTTCGGCGTGAGGCGGAACGCCCCGCGCTTCCCCTCGAGGTTCGCTTGGCCATGGTGCGTTCCCTTGGTTTCCAGGGAAGGGCATGGGCTGAAAGAGACCGGGATGCGGTTGAGGTGGAGGAAACGGAGCGCGCGCTGATCCGGCTGCTTCGTCTCTCCGTAGCCTCTCTGCAGGTCGAGGCCGCAGGCGCTCTGGTATTCATGAACGCCCGGAACGCGGAACGAGCCCTGGCGGAACTCGAATTCCCCTCTGACCCCTACGTTTCGTACTTCGCGCAGAGGGCTTGCAGGAAGCTCTATCCGACCGGTCTGAAACAAAACGGCGGGAAGTCCGCCGTGGTGGAAGAGGACTTCGGTTTCTCACTGCCACTGGAGGATGTGTTCGACCGAAAGGCGACGGAAACCGTTTTGCCTGAAGCAGCGGATCCGTTTCAGCGAGCATCGACCATCTGGAACGTCGACCGGTCGGAGCTGATGGGGATGTGGCGCGCTTTCTACGGAACCGTTTTCGAATGTTCGTTGCCTCGGTATTACCTAGTGCTTCCGGACCGGGATCGACTTCCAATCGTGGAAGACTGGCTGGGGGATCCGTTGGAGGCGCCCGACAAGGCCTTGGAGCTGTGTGGAAAATTCTCGGACTTCTTTTCTCCAGCGGCTTCGCGAGGTGCTGTCTTCTCGGGCGAGTTCGCGCGCTTCGCTCGGGCGATTACCTTTCCAAGGTCCAAAGGGAGCCGGACGGAGTTCCCATCCCACTATCCTTCCCGACGGGCGCCGATGCTACCGGATCTGTTGTCCGAAGTTATGGATTCTTCGGAGAAGAACGTCTCTTCGAAATCCGACTCCATAAAAGAATTAAACCGCCTGCTGCCGGAATCGCTGTCGGCGTGTCTGGGGGATTTGCTGGCTTCCGTCCTCCGGCTTCAGGAGGCCTGGCAATCCACCCTCGATGGGCTTTCGGAAGCGGATCGAATCCGGCTGAGAAGGGCGTGTCTGGATTGGGCCGGAACGCAAAAGTTGTCCGGTTCATCGTTGAACTGGGTTTCGAAGACCATCGCCGACCTCGATCTCGATGGTGTGTGGGAGGCCGAGGATCGGTTGCTGGAAGCGTTGGCTCGAACTTCGGGCGTATTAGGCAGATACAGGGAGTGGACTCCGGAAGGCCGCCCGGATTGGGTTTGGAAAGCGAATACACCCTATGGCACGGTGGCCCTCTACGGAAATCGCGATCACCGGATCCGGCATGCCGGTTGCCTCATCGTGGATTTTGGAGGAAACGATGAGTGGGTTCGCGAGGAGCCGGACGACGGCGATCAGCCCATGGTGCAGGTTTATCTCGATCTTTCCGGGAACGATTCATATCGCTCGACGGCGCCGGCCGGCTTTGGCGGAGCCGTCATGGGAACGGGACTGCTGCTGGATCTGGACGGTGATGACCAATACAGGTGCGAAGGGGTGGGTCTGGGCGCCGCGATCCTCGGAACCGGCTTTCTGCTGGACGCTTCGGGCGACGACTCCTATTCGGGCGGGCGTTTCTGCCAGGGGGCTGCGGCATATGGAATTGGGATATTGGCGGATTTGGCCGGTAGGGATAGGTACAAAGCCGTTGCAGGCTCTCATGGGTATGGAGAAACCAGGGGGCTCGGAGGTTTGTTGGAATTCTCGGGAAATGATGTGTTCTCACTCGATCCGGATGCTTCGGGAGATGCAAAGGACGCTGCTCGGGATGGTTCCCTTGGCCAGGGATGCGGCAAGGGCTTTCGGTCCGACCCCGGGGAGGCTCTCTCCGGCGGGGTTGGACTGCTCTGCGACCTCGAGGGAGACGATGTATATAGGGCCGGGAGCCTGGCCCAGGGAACGGGCTATTGGTACGCCGTCGGAGCGCTGGTCGATTCCGGAGGAAACGACTCGTACACGCTCGACAATTACGGGCAGGGGGCAGGGATTCACGCCGGCATGGGGCTCCTTCTGGATGTGGCGGGATCGGACCGCTATCTCGGCCGTCACCATGCGGCGGGCTGCGGACTGGACCGTGGGGGAGGAATTCTGTTCGACGTTGCGGGAAACGACGAATACCTGAACGAATCCGACGTCCAGGGGGCCGGAGTCAAACCCCTCGGATTCGGCGTTTTGGTGGATCATGAAGGAAACGACCGATACCGCGCCCGGGTCGGAAGGGGTTATTGCAGGCTGCCCGATTTCTGGCCCAGCCTGTGGGCGACGGGCCTGTTCTATGATCGAAGCGGGACGGATTCGTACGAGGGAGGCGTGGACATGGGCGGAAATCGCAGGATCCGGACACAAAACCGATACGGATTCGGGGTGGATGCGGAATGATCTAAGAAGCCGTTCGAGAAGTTGCACGATCGGGGGCATAAATCCGAATAGGCCCCATCACCCTCGTGGGGGGGGAGCCGCCAGTATGGATTGGCTTTCGCTCCATAACCCAATCCGTACTCTCAGGGTCTTGAGGGGGTGGCCAAAGCATCATTTTGCAGGTTGGGTTGAGCGCAGCAAAACCCAACAATATAAGTCGGTTACGCCACAAACGCTGTCGCTGTGCGACGTGGGAAACTTGGCGGCTGATATAACTTGCAAAGCCGCTCGTACGCGAGCGGCCGCCCATGATCCTGCCCTATTTGGCTGGTTATCCCCGAAAAAAACCGATCGTCTTCGGCTTCGCATGCTGTTTAGGCGGCTCAGCATTGTCCTCCGTGATCCTTTTTCACACGTTCCCGGTCTATTTCTCCGTCGGCTTTCTTGGGGAGACGATCCGTGAACACCACGTACCTGGGTTTCTTGTATCTTGCGATTTTGGACGCCACGTACTCGATCAGCTCTTCGGGCTTCAATTGCGCCCCCGGTTCGAGGACACACACGGCCTTCACGGCTTCGCCCCAGTCTTTGTCCGGTACGCCGATGACGCACGTTTCCCTCACGGAGTCGTGGGTAAGGATCGCCTTCTCGACCTCGGATGGATAGACGTTTTCTCCTCCGGTCTTGATCAGCTCTTTCTCGGCTTTTCTCTTGACGTACCAGAGATAGCCGTCTTCGTCGAAACGTCCGATATCGCCCGTATGGTGCCAATTGTTTCGGAACGTGTGTCGGGTTTGCTCGTCGAGGCCCCAGTATCCCCGGAATACGTTGGCCGATCGGACGCAGATTTCCCCCGGCGCGCCCGTGGGCGCCTCCCTGTCGTAATCGTCGAAAAGGGCCACTCGGGCCGTGGGATAAGGGATGCCGGCGCTTCCGGGTTTTTCATTATAGGGTGCGGTGGTCACGCAAAGGGCCTCGGCCTGAGCAAACAACGACCAGAACGAGGCTCCGGGCGCCCATTTTTGAAACCGAAGAATATTTTCCGCCTGGTCGAGCCCCACCACCATCCGGATACTCGAGATATCTCGCTTTTCTTCGTCGTTGGCGTCCATCAATGACTTGAGAATCGGGGCGAAGTCGAAGAAAATGGTGCTCTTTTCGGTTTCGATTAACTTCAGAGCGGTCTTTGCATCGAAACGATCCATAATCACGTTTTTGCCCCCGGCGTGCATAACGGCCATGGCGAGGCCGAAACCCGCTATATGGAACAACGGTATCAGGCAGACGTGGGCGTCTCCCGGTCCTATGCCGTACCTCTGCATAATCATCAGATTCCCGGCGGTCACTCCTCCCTGGCTGACCAATGCGCCTCTGGGGCGTCCTTCGACCGCAGCCGTATGGATGATCGCGTATCCGGATTCCGTGGATACGTCGAAATCACGATCGGCGTCGTTTTCGGAATAGAGGGCCTCGAAGGGTTGGAACCGGTCTGAAGTCCCATGGCCCCCTATGGAATAGAAGCCCTGGATGGTATCGATCCCTCCGGCGGCCTCGACCGCAGACGCCTGATACTCCGGGCCGGCGAACAGTACCTTGGGTGCGCCGTCTTCGAGCACGTACTTCACCTCATTCGACTGAAAGCGCCAATTCACCGGCAAAACAATGGCCCCCAATTTCGACGCCGCGCCGTACAGGATCAGATATTCGTCACTGTTCTGGGCAACAACGGCAATTCGGTCGCCCTTCCCGACGCCTGCATTCGCCAGCCCGCCGGCGAGCCGGTCGCAATGATGTTTGAACTGAATGTGGGTAAGCCGCCTGTCGTTGAACACCACGGAGACGTTGTCGGCATGAGTCCGGGCATTCCGGCGGATCATGTCATAAATCGTGAAGTCATGAACTCCCATGGATAAAGCCCTCTCCTTGTGTTTTGATGTGGCTTTCGGATGGCGCCCACGGCCGGCGACCAAGGCCTCGCTTAAAGCCTGCCCGTGAAACCGTGCCTCTGCTTCTCGCCGTTTCGAGGAGGGATCTGTTCCAAGCTCCTGACGGGTCTCCAGCGCGCCGTTGGACTTCGTTATTGTCAGTTCATTCTTACTCCATGCGAAAAGACGATTCAAGCGTCGAGTCTTCGATGAAATGTTGAAATAGGGAATGAACCGGTCCAGAATATAAGAGGATTGGGGAAGAGGGTTTTGGGGCTGCCTTGAGACTGAGGGTTAGGTAAGCGATGCAGGCGCGGGTTTCAAACCCACCCCTACGCGACCGGGGATTCTTCCTACGCCGGGGAGGTCCTGGGCAAGCGGTGTTAAAATTCAGCATGGTTTCGGTAGGCTTCGACGCTTCCGCAGTCTGATGTTTCCATCCCGAGGAGGGCGCCTATATGATTCAAGCCGTATTGTTCGATTTCGGCGGAGTACTGGCGGAAGAAGGCTTTCGCCACGGAATGATGGCGATTGCAGCACAAAACCGGATCGATCCGGATGCCTTTTATGCCAGTGTAGAGCAAGTGATATACCACGGGGGGTACGTGCTTGGAAGAACCTCGGAAGCGACTTTTTGGGAGACCTTGAGAAAGAAATGGCGCCTGTCGGGTTCCGATGCGGACCTCCGGCGGGAAATTCTCAGCCGGTTCAAGGTCCGGCCGGGCATGATTGAACTCGCCCGTAAGACCAAGAACTTGGGGATGGTAACAGCCATTCTCAGCGATCAAACGAATTGGCTGGATGAACTGAATCTGCGCGACGGCATTTACGAGGCGTTCGACCGCGTGTTCAATTCCTATTACCTCCACCAAAGTAAGCGGATGAAGGAAACGTTTCTTCGAGCATGCGCGGAACTCGGCGTATCGCCCGGGGCAACGGTCTTTGTCGATGATCATGCCGAAAACTGTGAGAATGCACTTTCGGCCGGCTTGATCCCTGTCGCATTCGTCTCCGAATCCCAGATTCGTGAACAGCTCGGACGGCTCTTTCGCGATAACGGTTTGAGCGGGATCGACTGAACTCCCGGCCCCTCATGCCAACCGTCTTCCGCGGGCCGAAAGCCGATCATGATATATGGTAATACGCTCGGTACCACTCGATGAACCGGGCGACGCCTTCCTCGATACTCGTGCTGGGTCGGAACCCCACGGCGCTTTCCAGGAGAGCGATGTCCGCGTACGTGGCGGGCACGTCGCCGAGCTGCAGGGGCAAATAGTTTTTTTTGGCCCGTTTGTTTAACGCTTTCTCGATGGCTTCAATAAACTGTTCCAGCTCTACCGGTTGATTGTTTCCTATGTTGTAGATTCTGTACGGAGCGCTGCTGGTGGCGGGATCCGGCGTGGAACCGCTCCAGTTGGGGTCCGCTGCCGGCGTTTGGTGCAGCACCCGTGTCACGCCCTCCACGATATCGTCTATGTAAGTAAAATCTCTTTTCAT is part of the Deltaproteobacteria bacterium genome and encodes:
- a CDS encoding AMP-binding protein, encoding MGVHDFTIYDMIRRNARTHADNVSVVFNDRRLTHIQFKHHCDRLAGGLANAGVGKGDRIAVVAQNSDEYLILYGAASKLGAIVLPVNWRFQSNEVKYVLEDGAPKVLFAGPEYQASAVEAAGGIDTIQGFYSIGGHGTSDRFQPFEALYSENDADRDFDVSTESGYAIIHTAAVEGRPRGALVSQGGVTAGNLMIMQRYGIGPGDAHVCLIPLFHIAGFGLAMAVMHAGGKNVIMDRFDAKTALKLIETEKSTIFFDFAPILKSLMDANDEEKRDISSIRMVVGLDQAENILRFQKWAPGASFWSLFAQAEALCVTTAPYNEKPGSAGIPYPTARVALFDDYDREAPTGAPGEICVRSANVFRGYWGLDEQTRHTFRNNWHHTGDIGRFDEDGYLWYVKRKAEKELIKTGGENVYPSEVEKAILTHDSVRETCVIGVPDKDWGEAVKAVCVLEPGAQLKPEELIEYVASKIARYKKPRYVVFTDRLPKKADGEIDRERVKKDHGGQC
- a CDS encoding HAD family phosphatase → MIQAVLFDFGGVLAEEGFRHGMMAIAAQNRIDPDAFYASVEQVIYHGGYVLGRTSEATFWETLRKKWRLSGSDADLRREILSRFKVRPGMIELARKTKNLGMVTAILSDQTNWLDELNLRDGIYEAFDRVFNSYYLHQSKRMKETFLRACAELGVSPGATVFVDDHAENCENALSAGLIPVAFVSESQIREQLGRLFRDNGLSGID